Within Corynebacterium timonense, the genomic segment CGAGAATGGGCCCCGCGCAGGGCACGTAGACCGCGCCGAGGGCGAGGCCGATGAGAAAACCGCCCCTGCCGCGCGCCTTGTCCTGCAGGATGGTGGGGCGCGGGAGGGCGTCGAAAGGCTTTTGGATCCACTCGCCCGCCTGCGGGACGATCATGCCGACGCCGACGAGCGCGAGCATGAGGATGCCCGCCCAATGCAGCACCGACTGCGGCAGGCCAAGGATGCCAAGCAAGAGAGTGCCCAGCAGCGCGATGCTGGCGAAGCTCAGCACCATTCCCGCGATGACCAGGGCGGGCCTCCTGCCGACGCTGACGCTGAGTACCACCGGCAGAACCGGCAGGATGCAGGGCGATAGCCCCGTGATTACTCCCCCGATGAACCCCACGACCGCTATGCCAAGCATGCTTTCCGTCCTTTCCACATGTGCAGCAGACCCCGGAAAGACACTCCGGGGCGTTTACAGGGAAGTACGGAGGCCCACCGGTTCCCGGATTGCCGGAAAGATTTTTTTCCGTCGTCCAATCCACCCCGCCCCCCGGCTCCGTAGGTACGTATAGAGGGCCTCGCCCGAGGCTCTCACCACCTACAACCGTGAGGAGACGACATGTTCACCCCTAACGCACGCCTTGTGTCCGCCGCCGCTGCTGTCCTGCTCGCTTCCGCGGGGCTCGTCGCCTGCAACGACACCGACGCCCCGGAAAGCTCGACGATGTCGCCGCAGTCCTCCACGTCGGATTCCATGATGTCCAGCGAGATGATGGAACCCTCGGATTCCATGATGTCCAGCGAGGCAATGGAACCCTCGGACGCCATGATGTCCAGCGAGGCAATGGAACCCGCCGCGCCGTCGAAGTAGGGCCGAGTAGCGGGGCGCTCATGCGCAGGGTGCTAGATTCTTCCCCCGTGGACACCAGTCGGGGCACGGCCGACATCGATCGGCTCATGGACGAGGTCGCTCGCGGCGACGAAGCAGCCTTCGGCATGCTGTACGACGCCCTCGCGCCCCGCGTCCTCGGCCTCGCCACCCACATCCTGCGCGACCGCGGACACGCCGAAGAGGTCACGCAGGAGGTGTTCGTCGAACTGTGGCATGGCGCCCACAAGTTCGACGCGTCGCGCGGCAGCGCCACCTCCTGGGTGCTGCGGCTGGCCAAGCTCCGCGCGATCGACCGGCTGCGCAGCTGGCGCAGCGCCCAGGCGCGCGACCAGCACGATTTCCTCCGCCAGATCACCACGTGGGTTGCCGCGGAGGTGGAGGCCGAGGAGCACCTAGAATCGCAAGAGTTGCAGGCGCTCGTCGACTCGATCGGCGAGCCCCACCGAAGCGCGCTCATGCTCGCCTACTACGGCGACATGTCGCACGCAGAAATCGCCGAGGCGACCGGGGTCGCCCTCGGCACCGCAAAGACCCGTATCCGCGACGGCCTGAAGAAGCTGCGCGACGCTGTGAGCCTGAAGGGAGGGTTCTGATGGAGGAGCACGAACGCCGCCAGCTTGACGACGCCATGCTGCACGCCCCCACCCCCATCACTCCGCCCGAGGACATGAAGGCCGCCATCTTTGAGCGCATCCGGGACACACCCCAGCCGGCCAGCATGGACAGTGCGCGGCGGAGGCGGGGCGTCGCCACGCGTGCTGCCGCTGTTGCCGCGTCGGTCGTGTTGCTTGCGGGCGGCGGCTTCGTGGTCACCCAGCGCCTCGTGCCCCCCGCGTCCGATTCTGTGGCCGACGGCCCCGACGGCGCAGCCCAGATGCACGCCATCATGGAGGCGCCGGACCTGCGCACCGCGGACGCGCGGGCGATGGGGGCGCGCCTGAGCATCGTGGTCAGCACGGACATGGGCAAAGGCGGCGCGATGGTCGACGGGCAACCCGAGCTCGGCGACGGCATGGGCGCGCAGGTGTGGGCCGTGATGGCCGACGGCTCCACGAAGTCCGCCGGCGTCATCGGGCAAGAGCCGCACGAGGACGTGTGGATGCCGCTGCCGGGCGAGACGATGTCGGTGATGATCACGGAGGAGCCCGCGGCGGGCATGCCGCAGCCGACGGGCCGAGTGCTCGCCACGGTGGACGTTCGCCGTTAGGGGATTGCCCCGTCACCGGCGCGGTGAGAACTGAAGCCCCGCTTCTGCGAGGTATCCGTGCTTGTCAACCACCCCCGGCCCGTGGTTGTGAAGCCGCGCAGGCACACCCCGCTCCTACCTTTGCGTTTATGATACGGGCAGGACCGAGCAGCCCCGCCCCGCGCCTCCCTCGCCCAGCGCGAACACGCCGCCAGCACGCTTTCCGACGCCCTTTCCGACGGCGAGATCACTATCCGCGAATTCGACGAACGCTCCGCCGCCGTCTGGAAGGCAACCTTCTCCGACGAGCTCGAGCCCCTCACTGCGGACCTCGCCCCGGTCGACGCCCCATCACACCTCAGACAGGAGAACTACTGTGACTAGTTCAAATACTGCCGGATCCAAGTCGGCTGCTCTCCGCAATCCAACCGACAGCTACTTCGCGGTCTGCGATGCCGCGGAGGAGGTGTCCCGAAAAACCCGCCTGCCGCTCACCCATGCGGATAGATCCGCGTGGGTGATCCTCGGGCTTAGTCACCTCTATGCGGCCCTTAACACCCGCCAAGTCGCAGAAGAATCGATGCGGCGACTGCCTAGCGATG encodes:
- a CDS encoding sigma-70 family RNA polymerase sigma factor, with amino-acid sequence MDEVARGDEAAFGMLYDALAPRVLGLATHILRDRGHAEEVTQEVFVELWHGAHKFDASRGSATSWVLRLAKLRAIDRLRSWRSAQARDQHDFLRQITTWVAAEVEAEEHLESQELQALVDSIGEPHRSALMLAYYGDMSHAEIAEATGVALGTAKTRIRDGLKKLRDAVSLKGGF
- a CDS encoding anti-sigma factor translates to MEEHERRQLDDAMLHAPTPITPPEDMKAAIFERIRDTPQPASMDSARRRRGVATRAAAVAASVVLLAGGGFVVTQRLVPPASDSVADGPDGAAQMHAIMEAPDLRTADARAMGARLSIVVSTDMGKGGAMVDGQPELGDGMGAQVWAVMADGSTKSAGVIGQEPHEDVWMPLPGETMSVMITEEPAAGMPQPTGRVLATVDVRR